From a single Solanum dulcamara chromosome 4, daSolDulc1.2, whole genome shotgun sequence genomic region:
- the LOC129887384 gene encoding nuclear poly(A) polymerase 3-like isoform X3 produces the protein MEFVHLENQQLVDPRHVNTYLPRRSIGLCPNSNLDPQVRHLPPPDGVLGFRGNPDVILRMEMERSMSLFQIMGDEGLVPSQEEEMKRRNAIDKLKKIVREWVQTVAYHHGLPKRYLRFASGTILTYGSYGLGVHNSESDIDALCVGPCFATIEEDFFIVLHKILASRPEVSDIHCVKGAKVPLMRFKFDGISIDLPYARLKVISIPEDVDVFNPFFLKNIDDTSRKSLSGVRANRRILQLVPNVEIFQAVLRCIKLWAKRRGVYGNLLGFFGGVHLAVLSAFICKRHPTASLSALFFIFFKTFAFWPWPTPVVLQDGVAWPFIPMDKVLWMPIQLPCSPYQLCHSNIVRSTFLKIKNEFMRGYMLTKDRPNLDWNILFEPFPYPRKYGKFVKIFLLASDKDELGDWLGFVKSRFRCLIIKFQGVSAWFVWQCIKQYPFTTGGVAGVL, from the exons ATGGAATTTGTGCATCTTGAAAACCAACAACTGGTTGATCCTCGGCATGTGAATACATACCTACCCAGACGGTCAATTGGGTTGTGTCCAAACTCGAATCTTGATCCTCAGGTACGACATTTACCCCCTCCTGATGGGGTTTTGGGTTTTCGGGGAAACCCAGATGTAATTCTAAGAATGGAGATGGAAAGGTCAATGTCTCTCTTTCAG ATTATGGGCGATGAAGGTTTAGTGCCCTCTCAGGAGGAGGAAATGAAGAGGAGAAATGCTATTGACAAGCTCAAAAAG ATTGTGAGGGAATGGGTTCAGACAGTGGCTTACCATCATGGTCTTCCCAAAAGATACCTCAGGTTTGCATCTGGCACAATATTGACATATGGATCATATGGTCTAGGA GTTCATAATTCAGAGTCAGATATTGATGCATTGTGTGTTGGACCGTGCTTTGCAACAATAGAA GAAGACTTTTTCATTGTTCTGCACAAAATTCTCGCGAGCAGACCAGAAGTATCAGATATCCACTGTGTCAAAGGTGCAAAGGTTCCTCTGATGCGATTCAAATTTGATGGGATCTCTATTGATCTTCCATATGCTCGactgaaagtaatatctatacCTGAG GATGTGGATGTATTCAATCCATTCTTCCTGAAGAATATTGATGATACAAGTAGGAAAAGTCTGTCTGGTGTTCGTGCAAATAGGAGAATTCTTCAACTTGTGCCAAATGTAGAG ATATTCCAGGCAGTTCTGCGTTGTATTAAACTATGGGCAAAGAGACGAGGAGTTTATGGAAAT TTGCTCGGATTCTTTGGAGGAGTTCATCTGGCAGTGCTTTCAGCATTCATCTGTAAAAGGCATCCAACAGCCAGCTTGAGcgcacttttttttattttcttcaagaCATTTGCCTTTTGGCCTTGGCCGACTCCAGTAGTTTTACAAGATGGAGTTGCTTGGCCCTTTATTCCCATGGATAAAGTTTTGTGGATGCCAATCCAGTTACCATGTAGCCCATATCAATTGTGTCATTCAAACATTGTCAGAAgtacatttttaaaaatcaagaatGAGTTCATGAGAGGGTATATGCTGACTAAG GATAGGCCAAATTTAGATTGGAACATCCTCTTTGAGCCCTTTCcttatccaagaaaatatggGAAATTTGTCAAAATTTTCCTCTTAGCTTCTGATAAAGATGAGCTCGGTGACTGGTTGGGTTTTGTCAAATCACGCTTTCGCTGCCTAATTATCAAA TTTCAGGGAGTCTCTGCCTGGTTTGTCTGGCAATGCATAAAGCAATATCCTTTTACAA CTGGAGGAGTTGCTGGGGTTTTGTGA
- the LOC129887384 gene encoding nuclear poly(A) polymerase 3-like isoform X2, which translates to MEFVHLENQQLVDPRHVNTYLPRRSIGLCPNSNLDPQVRHLPPPDGVLGFRGNPDVILRMEMERSMSLFQIMGDEGLVPSQEEEMKRRNAIDKLKKIVREWVQTVAYHHGLPKRYLRFASGTILTYGSYGLGVHNSESDIDALCVGPCFATIEEDFFIVLHKILASRPEVSDIHCVKGAKVPLMRFKFDGISIDLPYARLKVISIPEDVDVFNPFFLKNIDDTSRKSLSGVRANRRILQLVPNVEIFQAVLRCIKLWAKRRGVYGNLLGFFGGVHLAVLSAFICKRHPTASLSALFFIFFKTFAFWPWPTPVVLQDGVAWPFIPMDKVLWMPIQLPCSPYQLCHSNIVRSTFLKIKNEFMRGYMLTKLEELLGFCDPNPTEYVDVDASDPNAVFYWGLPPARTDMINIGHVEEEFLNSTKNVYQGPTGKMKLSIVQADQLPQKAHFGSKRQSAKPCWRIVRSNQRKVPAYYKYQPIRVDRYLTTNACPEYQSAGG; encoded by the exons ATGGAATTTGTGCATCTTGAAAACCAACAACTGGTTGATCCTCGGCATGTGAATACATACCTACCCAGACGGTCAATTGGGTTGTGTCCAAACTCGAATCTTGATCCTCAGGTACGACATTTACCCCCTCCTGATGGGGTTTTGGGTTTTCGGGGAAACCCAGATGTAATTCTAAGAATGGAGATGGAAAGGTCAATGTCTCTCTTTCAG ATTATGGGCGATGAAGGTTTAGTGCCCTCTCAGGAGGAGGAAATGAAGAGGAGAAATGCTATTGACAAGCTCAAAAAG ATTGTGAGGGAATGGGTTCAGACAGTGGCTTACCATCATGGTCTTCCCAAAAGATACCTCAGGTTTGCATCTGGCACAATATTGACATATGGATCATATGGTCTAGGA GTTCATAATTCAGAGTCAGATATTGATGCATTGTGTGTTGGACCGTGCTTTGCAACAATAGAA GAAGACTTTTTCATTGTTCTGCACAAAATTCTCGCGAGCAGACCAGAAGTATCAGATATCCACTGTGTCAAAGGTGCAAAGGTTCCTCTGATGCGATTCAAATTTGATGGGATCTCTATTGATCTTCCATATGCTCGactgaaagtaatatctatacCTGAG GATGTGGATGTATTCAATCCATTCTTCCTGAAGAATATTGATGATACAAGTAGGAAAAGTCTGTCTGGTGTTCGTGCAAATAGGAGAATTCTTCAACTTGTGCCAAATGTAGAG ATATTCCAGGCAGTTCTGCGTTGTATTAAACTATGGGCAAAGAGACGAGGAGTTTATGGAAAT TTGCTCGGATTCTTTGGAGGAGTTCATCTGGCAGTGCTTTCAGCATTCATCTGTAAAAGGCATCCAACAGCCAGCTTGAGcgcacttttttttattttcttcaagaCATTTGCCTTTTGGCCTTGGCCGACTCCAGTAGTTTTACAAGATGGAGTTGCTTGGCCCTTTATTCCCATGGATAAAGTTTTGTGGATGCCAATCCAGTTACCATGTAGCCCATATCAATTGTGTCATTCAAACATTGTCAGAAgtacatttttaaaaatcaagaatGAGTTCATGAGAGGGTATATGCTGACTAAG CTGGAGGAGTTGCTGGGGTTTTGTGATCCCAACCCAACAGAGTATGTTGACGTGGATGCATCTGACCCCAATGCCGTTTTCTATTGGGGATTGCCACCTGCTAGGACCGATATGATAAATATAGGTCACGTGGAGGAAGAGTTCTTGAATAGCACGAAGAATGTATATCAAGGCCCAACTGGGAAGATGAAGTTATCAATTGTGCAAGCTGATCAGTTACCTCAAAAGGCTCACTTTGGTAGTAAGCGCCAGAGTGCAAAGCCATGTTGGAGGATTGTGAGGAGCAATCAGCGAAAAGTTCCTGCATACTACAAATACCAACCCATTCGTGTCGATAGATATTTGACCACAAATGCATGTCCCGAGTACCAAAGTGCTGGGGGTTAG
- the LOC129887384 gene encoding nuclear poly(A) polymerase 3-like isoform X1, with translation MEFVHLENQQLVDPRHVNTYLPRRSIGLCPNSNLDPQVRHLPPPDGVLGFRGNPDVILRMEMERSMSLFQIMGDEGLVPSQEEEMKRRNAIDKLKKIVREWVQTVAYHHGLPKRYLRFASGTILTYGSYGLGVHNSESDIDALCVGPCFATIEEDFFIVLHKILASRPEVSDIHCVKGAKVPLMRFKFDGISIDLPYARLKVISIPEDVDVFNPFFLKNIDDTSRKSLSGVRANRRILQLVPNVEIFQAVLRCIKLWAKRRGVYGNLLGFFGGVHLAVLSAFICKRHPTASLSALFFIFFKTFAFWPWPTPVVLQDGVAWPFIPMDKVLWMPIQLPCSPYQLCHSNIVRSTFLKIKNEFMRGYMLTKDRPNLDWNILFEPFPYPRKYGKFVKIFLLASDKDELGDWLGFVKSRFRCLIIKLEELLGFCDPNPTEYVDVDASDPNAVFYWGLPPARTDMINIGHVEEEFLNSTKNVYQGPTGKMKLSIVQADQLPQKAHFGSKRQSAKPCWRIVRSNQRKVPAYYKYQPIRVDRYLTTNACPEYQSAGG, from the exons ATGGAATTTGTGCATCTTGAAAACCAACAACTGGTTGATCCTCGGCATGTGAATACATACCTACCCAGACGGTCAATTGGGTTGTGTCCAAACTCGAATCTTGATCCTCAGGTACGACATTTACCCCCTCCTGATGGGGTTTTGGGTTTTCGGGGAAACCCAGATGTAATTCTAAGAATGGAGATGGAAAGGTCAATGTCTCTCTTTCAG ATTATGGGCGATGAAGGTTTAGTGCCCTCTCAGGAGGAGGAAATGAAGAGGAGAAATGCTATTGACAAGCTCAAAAAG ATTGTGAGGGAATGGGTTCAGACAGTGGCTTACCATCATGGTCTTCCCAAAAGATACCTCAGGTTTGCATCTGGCACAATATTGACATATGGATCATATGGTCTAGGA GTTCATAATTCAGAGTCAGATATTGATGCATTGTGTGTTGGACCGTGCTTTGCAACAATAGAA GAAGACTTTTTCATTGTTCTGCACAAAATTCTCGCGAGCAGACCAGAAGTATCAGATATCCACTGTGTCAAAGGTGCAAAGGTTCCTCTGATGCGATTCAAATTTGATGGGATCTCTATTGATCTTCCATATGCTCGactgaaagtaatatctatacCTGAG GATGTGGATGTATTCAATCCATTCTTCCTGAAGAATATTGATGATACAAGTAGGAAAAGTCTGTCTGGTGTTCGTGCAAATAGGAGAATTCTTCAACTTGTGCCAAATGTAGAG ATATTCCAGGCAGTTCTGCGTTGTATTAAACTATGGGCAAAGAGACGAGGAGTTTATGGAAAT TTGCTCGGATTCTTTGGAGGAGTTCATCTGGCAGTGCTTTCAGCATTCATCTGTAAAAGGCATCCAACAGCCAGCTTGAGcgcacttttttttattttcttcaagaCATTTGCCTTTTGGCCTTGGCCGACTCCAGTAGTTTTACAAGATGGAGTTGCTTGGCCCTTTATTCCCATGGATAAAGTTTTGTGGATGCCAATCCAGTTACCATGTAGCCCATATCAATTGTGTCATTCAAACATTGTCAGAAgtacatttttaaaaatcaagaatGAGTTCATGAGAGGGTATATGCTGACTAAG GATAGGCCAAATTTAGATTGGAACATCCTCTTTGAGCCCTTTCcttatccaagaaaatatggGAAATTTGTCAAAATTTTCCTCTTAGCTTCTGATAAAGATGAGCTCGGTGACTGGTTGGGTTTTGTCAAATCACGCTTTCGCTGCCTAATTATCAAA CTGGAGGAGTTGCTGGGGTTTTGTGATCCCAACCCAACAGAGTATGTTGACGTGGATGCATCTGACCCCAATGCCGTTTTCTATTGGGGATTGCCACCTGCTAGGACCGATATGATAAATATAGGTCACGTGGAGGAAGAGTTCTTGAATAGCACGAAGAATGTATATCAAGGCCCAACTGGGAAGATGAAGTTATCAATTGTGCAAGCTGATCAGTTACCTCAAAAGGCTCACTTTGGTAGTAAGCGCCAGAGTGCAAAGCCATGTTGGAGGATTGTGAGGAGCAATCAGCGAAAAGTTCCTGCATACTACAAATACCAACCCATTCGTGTCGATAGATATTTGACCACAAATGCATGTCCCGAGTACCAAAGTGCTGGGGGTTAG